A region of Halictus rubicundus isolate RS-2024b chromosome 17, iyHalRubi1_principal, whole genome shotgun sequence DNA encodes the following proteins:
- the LOC143362382 gene encoding 3-hydroxyisobutyrate dehydrogenase, mitochondrial isoform X1: MSPAVSRIAIVASSFKGTRCFSRVGFVGLGNMGGHMARNLLKKGHRLTVFDVNEATVSKLTEAGAKAASSPAEVAKEVEVIVSMLPSSQHFLDVYNGKQGVLSSAKEKTLCIDSSTIDPFVSQTFAGEAEKSAVRFIDAPVSGGVNGAKDGTLTFMVGGSQDDYQLAKPLLEKMGARIVHCGDIGMGQAAKLCNNMLLAISMIGTAEAFNLGRKLGLDAKVLADIVNSSTGRCWSSELYNPVPGLLENVPSSKNYEGGFGTTLMAKDLGLAQSAATKVEAAIPLGSIAHQIFRTIITQGFSDKDFSIVYQFLKGRK, encoded by the exons ATGAGCCCAGCTGTTTCGCGCATAGCGATCGTCGCTAGTTCCTTCAAGG GAACAAGATGCTTCTCGCGAGTGGGTTTTGTCGGTTTAGGCAACATGGGTGGCCACATGGCAAGGAACCTGTTGAAGAAG GGCCACAGATTGACCGTCTTCGACGTTAATGAAGCGACCGTGTCGAAACTGACTGAAGCAGGTGCAAAAGCCGCTTCGAGCCCTGCAGAGGTAGCTAAAGAAGTTGAAGTGATCGTCTCGATGCTGCCATCCAGTCAACACTTTCTGGACGTGTACAATGGAAAGCAAGGAGTGTTAAG TTCAGCGAAAGAGAAGACGCTCTGCATCGACAGCAGCACGATAGACCCCTTCGTGTCTCAGACGTTCGCAGGAGAAGCTGAAAAAAGTGCAGTTAGGTTCATAGACGCCCCAGTCTCTGGAG GTGTTAATGGAGCCAAGGATGGCACGCTGACATTCATGGTCGGAGGATCCCAGGACGATTATCAGCTAGCGAAGCCTCTTTTGGAGAAGATGGGTGCCAGGATAGTCCATTGCGGGGACATTGGCATGGGCCAAGCTGCAAAGCTGTGCAACAACATGCTCCTAGCCATCAGCATGATCGGCACAGCGGAAGCGTTCAACCTTGGCCGAAA GCTCGGTCTGGACGCGAAGGTGTTAGCTGACATCGTGAACTCGAGCACCGGCAGGTGTTGGTCGTCAGAATTGTATAACCCTGTTCCCGGTCTCCTCGAGAATGTACCCAGCTCGAAGAATTACGAG GGTGGTTTCGGGACAACTTTAATGGCGAAGGACCTCGGACTGGCGCAATCTGCCGCGACCAAAGTGGAGGCTGCTATCCCGCTGGGATCTATAGCGCATCAGATCTTCAGGACGATTATAACGCAGGGATTTTCGGACAAAGACTTCAGTATCGTTTATCAGTTTTTGAAGGGGCGAAAGTGA
- the LOC143362380 gene encoding uncharacterized protein LOC143362380, with protein MKKEAHIDDVQPPSVEEHFKLLMEDRSTIDPEYVEITPKDLPHWFDERLFKIGQDYYMNNLLAFAVSHSTGLMSILCVPDIIEVMQFTKKSETVLSSFKRYAETVLLMIDLYKSDMLKPDSVWFKALNTIRWRHSVVSKRRMKQGLNAIYQKDMVITQFGFVGFIMVCPHRVGLAHSTLEEQMGYNHFWRVTGHLLGISDRLNLARKSVAETTELCRRIAADMLSKHMKNPTPEFMKLAGNAIEGLWYVDFNLNKDAFFELTYSLVGSKYPQPLDWYASFNYKQREWILYLQSAPYIGIVLRTAFNYFLLGLYWMLNNYPVLAWLKFGKKESQFCVYAKIK; from the exons ATGAAAAAGGAAGCGCACATCGACGATG TTCAACCACCCTCGGTGGAGGAACACTTTAAATTGCTCATGGAGGATAGATCCACCATCGATCCGGAGTACGTCGAGATCACACCGAAAGATCTGCCGCACTGGTTCGACGAGAGGCTGTTCAAGat AGGTCAAGATTATTATATGAACAATTTGCTAGCCTTCGCAGTCTCGCACTCGACCGGCCTAATGTCGATATTATGCGTTCCTGACATAATAGAG GTGATGCAGTTCACGAAGAAGAGTGAAACCGTCCTTTCATCCTTTAAACGATACGCGGAAACGGTGCTGCTCATGATCGACCTGTACAAATCGGATATGCTAAAGCCGGATTCTGT GTGGTTCAAAGCACTAAACACGATACGATGGAGGCACTCGGTTGTGAGCAAACGACGCATGAAGCAAGGACTAAATGCAATCTACCAAAAAGACATGGTGATCACGCAGTTCGGATTCGTAGGGTTCATAATGGTATGTCCTCATCGCGTGGGACTAGCGCACAGCACCCTCGAAGAACAGATGGGCTACAATCACTTCTGGCGAGTGACGGGTCATCTTCTGGGCATATCAGACCG GTTAAACTTGGCTCGCAAATCCGTGGCGGAGACAACGGAACTTTGCAGGAGAATCGCGGCAGACATGCTTTCGAAGCACATGAAGAATCCCACGCCGGAATTCATGAAGCTGGCTGGGAACGCGATTGAAGGCTTGTGGTACGTCGATTTCAACTTAAACAAGGACGCCTTCTTCGAGCTGACGTACTCTTTGGTTGGTTCGAAAT ATCCGCAGCCGCTTGACTGGTACGCGAGTTTCAATTACAAGCAACGCGAGTGGATACTATATCTGCAGA GTGCTCCCTATATCGGTATAGTGTTGAGAACAGCGTTTAATTACTTCCTATTGGGACTCTATTGGATGCTTAATAACTATCCAGTATTGGCGTGGCTCAAATTTGGCAAAAAGGAATCGCAATTCTGCGTCTATGCGAAAATAAAGTGA
- the LOC143362382 gene encoding 3-hydroxyisobutyrate dehydrogenase, mitochondrial isoform X2, whose product MGGHMARNLLKKGHRLTVFDVNEATVSKLTEAGAKAASSPAEVAKEVEVIVSMLPSSQHFLDVYNGKQGVLSSAKEKTLCIDSSTIDPFVSQTFAGEAEKSAVRFIDAPVSGGVNGAKDGTLTFMVGGSQDDYQLAKPLLEKMGARIVHCGDIGMGQAAKLCNNMLLAISMIGTAEAFNLGRKLGLDAKVLADIVNSSTGRCWSSELYNPVPGLLENVPSSKNYEGGFGTTLMAKDLGLAQSAATKVEAAIPLGSIAHQIFRTIITQGFSDKDFSIVYQFLKGRK is encoded by the exons ATGGGTGGCCACATGGCAAGGAACCTGTTGAAGAAG GGCCACAGATTGACCGTCTTCGACGTTAATGAAGCGACCGTGTCGAAACTGACTGAAGCAGGTGCAAAAGCCGCTTCGAGCCCTGCAGAGGTAGCTAAAGAAGTTGAAGTGATCGTCTCGATGCTGCCATCCAGTCAACACTTTCTGGACGTGTACAATGGAAAGCAAGGAGTGTTAAG TTCAGCGAAAGAGAAGACGCTCTGCATCGACAGCAGCACGATAGACCCCTTCGTGTCTCAGACGTTCGCAGGAGAAGCTGAAAAAAGTGCAGTTAGGTTCATAGACGCCCCAGTCTCTGGAG GTGTTAATGGAGCCAAGGATGGCACGCTGACATTCATGGTCGGAGGATCCCAGGACGATTATCAGCTAGCGAAGCCTCTTTTGGAGAAGATGGGTGCCAGGATAGTCCATTGCGGGGACATTGGCATGGGCCAAGCTGCAAAGCTGTGCAACAACATGCTCCTAGCCATCAGCATGATCGGCACAGCGGAAGCGTTCAACCTTGGCCGAAA GCTCGGTCTGGACGCGAAGGTGTTAGCTGACATCGTGAACTCGAGCACCGGCAGGTGTTGGTCGTCAGAATTGTATAACCCTGTTCCCGGTCTCCTCGAGAATGTACCCAGCTCGAAGAATTACGAG GGTGGTTTCGGGACAACTTTAATGGCGAAGGACCTCGGACTGGCGCAATCTGCCGCGACCAAAGTGGAGGCTGCTATCCCGCTGGGATCTATAGCGCATCAGATCTTCAGGACGATTATAACGCAGGGATTTTCGGACAAAGACTTCAGTATCGTTTATCAGTTTTTGAAGGGGCGAAAGTGA
- the LOC143362513 gene encoding putative glutamate receptor, giving the protein MKIFVLCIIEVVLQALASRSDIREPEGKSWISDQNFEIMVRLSFPYSTCCNVLFNAPIGDTEILFSQFRSVYPYEYLLRRSTYECNGYFLLGSSDEEILRLIEKIPSLTWKTEILVVVANNQTSDNSGILDDSLYETANVNVVSRSGIWKLDENYLKPRLFTKVSRYEGMLHNYDHINFRGRKLHIASIHRPPMTFYRLPVKKTIDGQEMDVYPTDHGFDGIEVQLFLVIAKKLNFTWTVRKPEGDLMWGEVINGTWEGGIIGMICNNKADIAIGSILVTQKQNHYVQLSEPWYKMYVHLLVPRPRRVTSFWAILKPFPDKVWYMLLLAIMLFSAYTYARAWIDPKFPKRFRNYLITVTDLIGCLLSSSVPKTVANNKLEILLWQTAGWLIITAYCSSLASRLATSEYESRIDTIEQFLATNLSWGNMGQKPPFEDYIDSSDPHSAQLPSRFRHVDSVAEWNELTARTNFVVPGKMIGSCFFPEEYVPNDALKNYRVMKTPIGSFYTAFGLQQWLLTPVNRIMLSLKEAGIVDWHLNDVTRRHNSYNLREVLVEHDGYDGGVQVLGLMPLAAGFSLLLLGSSIAVFVFYMELKRAAKSSSIRHILRAIDGKRKRAEENDGELPRVSERNGSEVFLPRFQSFPN; this is encoded by the exons ATGAAGATCTTCGTGCTGTGCATCATCGAAGTGGTTCTTCAGGCACTGGCGAGTAGAAGCGACATACGCGAGCCTGAAGGCAAATCTTGGATCTCTGATCAGAATTTCGAGATTATGGTTAGATTGTCGTTCCCCTATTCCACGTGCTGCAATGTTCTTTTTAATG CCCCGATCGGAGACACGGAGATACTGTTTAGCCAGTTCAGGAGTGTCTACCCGTACGAGTACCTCTTGAGGCGAAGCACCTACGAATGCAACGGATACTTCTTGCTGGGATCGAGCGACGAGGAGATCCTGCGACTGATCGAGAA AATACCGTCGTTAACATGGAAAACAGAGATCCTCGTCGTCGTTGCGAACAACCAGACTTCCGATAATTCCGGCATACTCGACGATTCCTTGTACGAAACGGCGAACGTAAACGTCGTGTCCCGATCCGGGATTTGGAAGCTCGACGAGAACTACTTGAAGCCGCGTCTGTTCACCAAAGTTAGCCG GTACGAAGGAATGTTGCACAACTACGACCATATCAACTTTCGAGGTAGAAAGTTACATATTGCCAGTATCCATCGTCCGCCGATGACATTCTACAGGCTGCCAGTTAAAAAGACTATCGACGGCCAAGAAATGGACGTTTACCCAACAGACCACG GGTTCGACGGTATCGAGGTCCAACTGTTCCTCGTCATCGCGAAAAAATTGAACTTCACTTGGACCGTGAGGAAACCGGAAGGAGATCTGAT GTGGGGCGAAGTGATCAACGGCACATGGGAAGGTGGTATAATAGGAATGATCTGCAATAACAAA GCGGACATAGCTATCGGCAGCATTTTGGTGACGCAAAAGCAGAATCACTATGTTCAGCTCTCGGAGCCTTGGTACAAAATGTACGTGCACCTTTTGGTGCCTCGTCCACGTCGCGTGACCAGCTTCTGGGCGATTCTCAAACCGTTTCCGGATAAGGTCTGGTACATGCTATTGCTGGCGATCATGCTTTTCAGCGCATACACCTATGCTCGAGCTTGGATCGATCCAAAATTCCCGAAAC GTTTTCGGAACTACCTAATTACCGTGACCGACCTGATCGGTTGTTTGCTGAGCAGTTCCGTGCCGAAAACTGTTGCGAACAACAAACTCGAGATACTTCTCTGGCAGACCGCGGGATGGTTAATAATTACCGCTTATTGCAGCAGCCTAGCATCCAGACTAGCAACTTCGGAATACGAAAGCAG AATCGATACCATCGAACAGTTCCTCGCGACGAATCTGTCATGGGGGAATATGGGTCAGAAGCCGCCATTCGAGGACTACATCGATTCCTCG GATCCTCACTCGGCGCAGCTTCCCAGCAGGTTTCGACATGTTGATAGCGTCGCGGAGTGGAATGAGCTTACTGCACGGACCAATTTCGTTGTTCCTGGGAAGATGATCGGCTCTTGCTTCTTCCCAGAAGAATATGTGCCAAATGACGCTCTAAAG AATTACAGAGTCATGAAGACACCGATAGGAAGTTTCTACACAGCTTTCGGTCTGCAGCAGTGGCTCTTAACACCAGTGAACAGG ATAATGTTATCGTTAAAGGAAGCTGGCATTGTGGACTGGCATCTGAACGACGTCACGCGCCGTCACAATAGTTATAATCTTCGCGAAGTTCTCGTCGAGCATGACGGATACGACGGAGGGGTGCAGGTCCTCGGACTGATGCCTCTAGCAGCCGGATTCTCCCTGTTGCTTCTCGGTTCCTCGATAGCGGTGTTTGTATTTTATATGGAGCTGAAACGCGCCGCAAAATCGTCCTCGATCCGCCATATTCTACGAGCCATCGACGGCAAGCGTAAACGCGCCGAGGAAAATGACGGAGAGCTCCCCAGGGTCTCCGAGCGCAACGGCTCTGAAGTATTCCTGCCTCGATTTCAATCGTTTCCGAATTGA